The Plasmodium knowlesi strain H genome assembly, chromosome: 14 genome has a segment encoding these proteins:
- a CDS encoding cutA-like protein, with the protein MLISLAAATTKRCHNKLLHSLFVNNSTKQGLLNKVFLGRGRRNSSCARSFFGSKMEESTDFIAVYVTAPGTDVAEKISNVLLEDKLASCVNIIPGVLSLYHWKGEIARDNEVLMMIKTKKNLFSKIVDAVKANHPYEVPEVISVPIHQGSKDYLDWISKSVKSPSEGDKKNT; encoded by the exons ATGCTCATTTCGCTAGCTGCGGCCACAACGAAGCGGTGTCACAATAAACTTCTGCATTCTCTTTTTGTAAATAACAGTACAAAGCAAGGCCTATTAAATAAAGTTTTCCTCGGACGAGGCAGAAGGAATTCATCTTGTGCCAGATCCTTCTTCGGatccaaaatggaagaatccACAGACTTCATAGCTGTGTATGTTACCGCCCCTGGAACAGATGTCGCGGAGAAG ATTTCAAATGTGTTACTGGAAGATAAGCTAGCCAGTTGCGTGAACATCATCCCGGGTGTCCTCAGTCTATATCATTGGAAGGGCGAGATAGCT CGTGATAATGAAGTTCTGATGATGAtcaaaacgaagaagaatttattttccaaaattgTAGACGCTGTGAAAGCAAACCATCCGTACGAAGTGCCAGAG GTCATTTCCGTCCCAATACACCAAGGAAGCAAG gATTACTTAGATTGGATATCGAAATCGGTTAAATCACCCTCCGAGGGGGACAAGAAAAATACCTAG
- a CDS encoding KIR protein — MSTAPNLKNLPSKKEFYNKFWTGKYEGSYRNSCAPGWEDKLKGKLSDYRGLSAVISKIIDAYCYVSKVKGEGSDPDIPCLFFYYWLGNMVPKDANTYKLSDVLGAIYQALEDTDYSPKCKIIYEDVDRINFELRRRIHDFAYNYKTIQGLVEKCESAEAKEYLRFLQRVSGACRIVGVDCPEGGVHGNGTYCDDYNKKYKEYCETELRELQEQLKTCLKPNPNPNQAGSSGSLSDAQQEGDDLGWLPSKKVYTEIVRITDPCGDDGSLISGVEEAVKAHREVKEEANSIAKYICYSLGKKDTLSGGDPSLYYVYYHVGNTYSSYFKKDDSSFWKFMGTVSQQLGELPVDKENKCKIELSHIDTKDFIWEKRMYDYYKDYETIKEKLQYGESPCSTELDQYLTEAAIGYKLIHRYCNGKTEGKEKAFCDKFKTKYDEHKPEELLGEKCISNLEDEISAYAENSGIIYNGESGEDTASAEIASIFSFARDGPIASSGLAAVGLPAIAYLLYKYTSLPSWLREQFGGRSNNISRSQRRARRSTGPNFSNFTEDVSTEVPTEYSSYLSTLYPLEESIENNSTTYYEEPPQPSPRRRGQQQGQRRRRGPPPPRGRQRANNEYRYVSGQNISYYRM, encoded by the exons ATGTCGACG GCACCAAATTTGAAGAACTTACCTTCCAAGAAGGAATTCTACAATAAATTCTGGACTGGTAAGTATGAGGGCAGTTATAGGAATTCTTGTGCTCCGGGATGGGAGGATAAATTGAAGGGTAAATTAAGTGATTACCGTGGACTTTCCGCTGTAATTAGTAAAATAATTGATGCTTACTGTTACGTATCCAAAGTGAAGGGGGAGGGATCCGATCCTGATATTccatgcctttttttttattactggTTGGGGAATATGGTCCCCAAGGATGCAAATACATATAAATTGTCCGACGTCCTGGGTGCAATTTACCAGGCGCTCGAGGATACTGACTATAGTCCTAAATGTAAAATTATTTACGAAGATGTTGACAGAATCAATTTCGAGCTAAGGAGGAGGATACATGATTTTGCTTATAACTATAAGACTATACAAGGACTTGTAGAGAAATGTGAATCTGCAGAAGCTAAGGAATATTTGCGATTTCTACAAAGAGTTAGTGGAGCATGTAGAATTGTGGGGGTAGACTGTCCAGAGGGGGGGGTACATGGAAATGGTACATATTGTGACgattataataaaaaatataaggaaTATTGTGAAACAGAACTGAGGGAACTGCAAGAACAATTGAAGACTTGTCTCAAACCAAATCCAAATCCAAACCAAGCAGGAAGTAGTGGTTCTTTGAGTGATGCTCAACAAGAG GGAGATGATTTGGGCTGGTTACCTTCCAAAAAAGTGTATACTGAAATTGTCCGTATTACTGACCCCTGTGGGGACGATGGTAGCCTCATTTCTGGAGTGGAAGAGGCAGTGAAGGCACACCGTGAAGTGAAGGAGGAGGCTAATAGTATTGCAAAATATATCTGCTACtcacttggaaaaaaagacaccTTATCGGGGGGTGATCCATCTTTATACTATGTATATTATCACGTGGGGAATACGTATTCTAGCTATTTCAAGAAAGATGATTCATCATTCTGGAAATTCATGGGTACAGTCAGTCAACAGTTAGGGGAATTGCCCGTTGATAAAGAGAATAAGTGTAAAATTGAGCTTAGCCACATTGACACGAAGGATTTCATATGGGAGAAAAGAATGTATGATTATTATAAAGACTATGAAactataaaggaaaaattacagTACGGTGAATCCCCCTGTAGTACAGAATTGGACCAATACTTGACAGAGGCGGCCATAGGATATAAGCTTATACATAGATACTGCAATGGAAAAActgaaggtaaggagaaggcaTTTTGTGACaaatttaaaacaaaatatgatGAACACAAACCTGAGGAACTCCTAGGAGAAAAGTGTATATCAAATCTGGAGGATGAAATTTCAGCATACGCCGAAAATTCAGGAATAATTTACAACGGAGAATCAGGGGAAGACACAGCATCTGCAGAAATCGCCtccattttctcttttgcaaGAGACGGCCCCATTGCCTCCTCCGGATTGGCTGCAGTTGGATTACCTGCCATTGCATATCTTTTATATAAA TAcacttccttaccttcctggTTACGTGAACAATTTGGTGGAAGGAGTAACAACATCAGCAGGAGTCAAAGGAGGGCGAGAAGATCCACTGGTCCTAATTTTAGTAATTTTACAGAAGACGTTTCTACCGAAGTGCCAACGGAATATTCATCATACCTGTCGACACTATACCCACTGGAAGAATCCATAGAAAATAATTCTACTACATATTATGAAGAACCGCCGCAACCATCACCCAGACGGCGTGGGCAACAACAAGGACAACGAAGAAGACGAGGACCGCCACCACCCAGAGGAAGGCAAAGAGCAAACAATGAATATAGATATGTAAGTGGCCAAAATATTAGTTATTATCGCATGTGA
- a CDS encoding AP2 domain transcription factor AP2-O4, putative, with translation MSNGRGVTNGKVIPKGKGMGNVPLHNGQTPKGVTGGLTHQVNVPMEQLGDQTDMLSGKPDGTTEQMDEATNRPTKPTHQVDQLINPPNQLPSLSNNSPSKENEQKSKRTSIRRTSLERKKVKPSYRNSENLPTDVYFYQGSYVANWWETQQKKQFKVPFKISEHGIIKAKNLAIISRIIRSSSVQQVNSILSQIEETENITDLNYSAIATLASKYIKENSEGGVI, from the coding sequence ATGTCAAACGGAAGGGGCGTGACAAACGGAAAGGTCATACccaaagggaaaggaatggGGAACGTTCCTCTTCACAATGGACAAACCCCAAAGGGCGTAACAGGCGGGTTAACCCACCAGGTTAACGTCCCAATGGAACAGCTAGGTGATCAAACGGATATGTTGAGCGGAAAACCGGACGGAACAACTGAACAAATGGACGAAGCAACTAATCGGCCAACTAAACCAACTCACCAAGTGGACCAACTAATCAATCCCCCCAACCAACTCCCCTCACTGAGCAATAACTCCCCAAGTAAGGAGAACGAACAAAAATCGAAACGAACATCGATCAGAAGAACAAGTctcgaaaggaaaaaagtaaaaccaTCCTATAGGAATTCAGAAAATTTACCCACTGATGTGTATTTTTATCAAGGCTCCTATGTAGCCAATTGGTGGGAAACGCAACAGAAGAAACAATTCAAAGttccttttaaaatatcAGAGCATGGAATAATCAAAGCCAAAAATCTGGCCATCATTTCCAGAATCATCAGATCATCCTCTGTGCAACAAGTCAATTCCATTTTATCTCAAATTGAGGAAACAGAAAATATCACAGACTTAAACTATAGTGCCATTGCTACATTAGCGAGTAAATATATTAAGGAAAATTCGGAAGGAGGAGTAATATGA
- a CDS encoding leucine-rich repeat protein: MSHKIKIRDNVMYATSPIINEDDIADFVSNMNVYKWEGETNALGGKPPGCLTYDSATSLPEETAHSYPVKEVQLGSLKISDWGMSILIPCLLRSSNLVTLNLSSNDLTNDSAKILAKCLKYLPKLVSLNLSNNLINSDGANEIIEEFFSPKFTSKRGFSPGEKHIDTNFHLNSQAKNAIKNMHTNIRELDLSDNYLGPSVLLKLSQIISKDNNEKIKLYIKNSQLSDSNLSNFFEKCTHIQSLNLSENGIGSSLFSKHMEILFKSQLNLKELHLSNICFDKNGTNKQVDGNELLKHMVNQLNEAPNLSILSFANNRVNDHGFSFFCEFLKKNKNNITAIDFSNNQISNMNELSEALKNNETLKMINLSNNRITDGSLKHFCYDTLSSNISITELSLSNNDLTDFSCAYLADALTMQCKIVERSIKLKAQLQSGETSSTMELTLRTEQVGIKDDLSGQDELHHAHTLPSGHLHAWEEFPEIDSQKSTSNSSEDSSVPVHLAKAKKTNFKNDHSQMINKLKELITNRHNEQHNFFSCIGIPSLNRATETSKLLFLQEKRRNLIYNKNDDFYHSCDSFSLNCFKGLKYLNISGCPINTQGLTLLINSFNMPYCPLEFLDVSSSASDLMDATHQAFASLITEKKSKFEKNDNFHFEHLPLTVRGVAPTLIPLNDSEDNTDGDSIESEWWNYKQGD, from the exons ATGTCGCACAAAATAAAGATAAGAGACAATGTTATGTACGCCACGAGTCCGATCATAAACGAGGACGACATTGCGGACTTCGTTTCGAACATGAATGTATACAAGTGGGAAGGAGAGACGAATGCCCTGGGGGGTAAGCCGCCGGGTTGTCTAACGTACGACTCGGCTACCAGCTTGCCCGAGGAGACCGCACACTCTTACCCTGTTAAGGAAGTACAACTCGGAAGTTTAAAAATCTCCGACTGGGGTATGTCCATCCTCATCCCTTGCTTGTTGAGAAGCAGCAACTTGGTTACGCTTAATTTATCGAGCAACGACTTGACAAAT GATAGCGCAAAAATCCTGGCCAAGTGCCTCAAGTACCTGCCCAAACTGGTCTCCCTAAATCTATCAAACAATCTGATCAATTCCGACGGCGCCAATGAAATTATAGAGgaatttttctccccaaAGTTTACCTCCAAAAGAGGATTCTCCCCAGGGGAAAAACATATAGACACTaattttcacctgaacagtcaggcaaaaaatgcgataaaaaatatgcacacaaaTATACGTGAACTGGATTTATCCGACAATTATTTGGGTCCCTCTGTTCTGTTAAAATTAAGTCAAATTATCAGTAAAGATAATAATGAGAAAATCAAATTATACATAAAGAATAGTCAATTGAGTGATTCCAATTTATCCAACTTTTTCGAAAagtgcacacacatacagaGTTTAAATCTGTCTGAAAATGGCATTGGTTCCTCATTATTCTCTAAGCAcatggaaattttatttaaatccCAGTTAAACTTAAAAGAATTACATTTATCGAACATATGctttgataaaaatggaacaaataaaCAGGTAGATGGAAATGAACTACTTAAACATATGGTTAACCAACTGAATGAAGCGCCcaatttgtccattttgtcaTTTGCGAACAATAGAGTTAATGACCATGGattttcattcttctgtgaatttttaaaaaaaaataaaaacaacattACAGCGATTGATTTTTCGAATAATCAAATTTCCAATATGAACGAGCTTAGCGAAgcgttaaaaaataatgagaCATTAAAAATGATTAACTTATCAAATAACAGAATTACGGATGGAAGTTTGAAACACTTTTGTTACGACACTTTGTCATCCAACATAAGCATTACAGAACTTTCCCTGTCGAATAATGACTTGACGGATTTTTCTTGTGCTTACCTTGCGGATGCGCTGACCATGCAGTGTAAAATTGTAGAGAGATCAATTAAGTTGAAGGCGCAACTGCAGAGCGGAGAAACCTCCTCGACCATGGAGCTTACGCTTCGTACGGAACAAGTGGGCATCAAAGATGATTTAAGCGGTCAAGATGAACTACACCACGCTCATACACTTCCCTCTGGACACCTGCATGCGTGGGAAGAATTTCCAGAAATTGACTCACAAAAATCAACGTCCAATTCGAGTGAAGACAGCTCAGTCCCTGTCCATTTAGCcaaagcaaaaaaaacgaatttcAAAAATGACCACTCCCAAATGATaaacaaattgaaggagCTCATCACGAACCGACACAACGAACAacataatttcttttcctgcaTCGGTATTCCATCTCTGAACAGGGCAACCGAAACGTCCAAATTGTTGTTCttgcaagaaaaaaggagaaacttaatatataacaaaaaCGACGACTTTTACCATTCCTGTGATTCATTTTCACTCAACTGTTTTAAAGGCCTCAAATACCTGAATATTTCTGGGTGCCCCATTAATACGCAAGGGTTGACTCTCCTCATTAATTCTTTCAATATGCCCTATTGTCCGTTAGAGTTTTTGGATGTTTCATCATCCGCTAGCGACCTAATGGACGCTACACATCAGGCATTTGCCTCACTgattacagaaaaaaaaagcaaattcgaaaaaaatgacaacttCCATTTTGAGCATTTGCCACTCACCGTCCGCGGGGTTGCGCCCACACTCATTCCCCTCAACGACTCGGAGGATAACACCGATGGGGATAGCATAG aGTCAGAATGGTGGAACTACAAACAGGGCGACTAG
- a CDS encoding ribosomal RNA small subunit methyltransferase A2, putative, which produces MNKGGVRLTICIFIFFRIKCFLFKEINHALTHLLKPRCGFATASTTRKNRQIPIQYIHTAWPSHRLQCKKGQPYRGKRENNSTPYNPPFCKEHSPNEELQDNSPHMGDSHNEGENKFIGRTFEGITIYPLQQPDEDRNILRTKIPSREFKPKRSLGQNYLKDENIIQKMISAIELDADEFYMKDNRVGSNQGGGTKKAKGKGKKKCKGPKNRTEHGTRDDSNGGVAKEDGNTANTDNPITMQDNYPANSDGSTTRSANKTCSFQSVRDQGKGIIELGCGLGQISKFLFAKYKKMTAVEIDSRALSVLSRTMPGFDFIHDDVLQINYKDLSKSKGTKLTVIGNLPFYITSQILFCLLDYHHYIEQAIVTIQYEVGQRIISKPNEKNYSILSILFNLYTNPYLLFKIPSSAFYPVPKVEAAVMKIIFKHSNLNCNLLFLKEILRHSFQQRRKKLKSSLKRLLAKYSTEGNLQLPSSFCDLRPQQLTPLQFVELTNFLFPLSSYPFDPTMQTKVWRKKKHGD; this is translated from the coding sequence ATGAATAAGGGGGGAGTTAGACTAaccatttgcattttcattttcttcagaattaaatgtttcctttttaaagagATTAACCATGCATTGACGCACCTGCTCAAACCACGTTGCGGTTTCGCAACCGCAAGTACCACGCGGAAAAACAGACAAATCCCGATTCAGTATATTCACACGGCGTGGCCATCGCACCGTTTACAATGTAAAAAGGGGCAACCCTATCGGGGTAAACGTGAAAACAATTCTACACCATATaacccccccttttgcaaAGAACACAGtccaaatgaagaactgCAAGACAACTCCCCTCATATGGGGGATAGTCATAATGAGGGAGAAAACAAATTCATCGGTAGAACCTTCGAAGGGATAACCATATACCCCCTGCAACAGCCGGATGAAGATCGGAACATCCTCAGAACTAAAATACCATCGAGGGAATTCAAGCCAAAGAGAAGTTTAGggcaaaattatttaaaagatgaaaatatcatacaaaaaatgatcaGCGCCATTGAGCTGGATGCAGATGAGTTCTATATGAAGGACAATCGGGTTGGCAGTAACCAGGGGGGGGGCACGAAGAAGgcgaaggggaaggggaagaagaagtgtaAAGGACCGAAGAATCGAACAGAGCACGGCACAAGGGACGACAGCAACGGGGGAGTTGCTAAGGAGGATGGGAATACCGCGAACACGGATAACCCAATCACCATGCAGGATAATTACCCTGCGAATTCGGATGGGTCCACCACGCGCAGCGCAAACAAAACGTGTTCCTTCCAAAGCGTGAGGGATCAGGGGAAGGGAATCATCGAGTTGGGGTGTGGACTAGGACAAATAAGTAAATTCCTTTTCGCAAAATATAAGAAAATGACGGCGGTAGAAATAGATAGTCGAGCTTTGTCCGTTCTGAGCAGAACCATGCCGGGCTTTGACTTCATCCACGATGATGTATTGCAAATTAATTATAAGGACCTCTCCAAAAGTAAAGGAACCAAGTTAACCGTAATAGGTAACTTACCCTTCTACATAACCTCCCAAATATTGTTTTGCCTGCTCGATTACCATCATTATATCGAACAAGCAATCGTTACCATTCAGTACGAGGTTGGCCAAAGAATTATCTCCAAgccaaatgaaaagaattatTCCATACTAAGtatactttttaatttgtacACAAATCCATACttgctttttaaaattccgAGCTCTGCCTTTTATCCCGTTCCCAAGGTAGAAGCAGCTGtgatgaaaattattttcaaacaTTCCAACCTTAACTgtaatttactttttctaaAAGAAATTCTACGGCACTCGTTTCagcagaggaggaagaaacttAAGTCCAGTTTGAAAAGGCTCCTTGCGAAATATTCCACCGAAGGGAATCTTCAACTTCCTTCATCTTTTTGCGATTTGAGACCACAGCAGTTAACTCCCTTGCAATTTGTTGAACTCAcgaactttttatttccccttagCTCCTACCCCTTCGACCCCACTATGCAGACCAAGGTATGGCGCAAGAAGAAGCACGGCGATTGA
- a CDS encoding rRNA-processing protein FCF2, putative, which produces MAQAEIENSFTILQPVEAEPMSVLDHVNDMIAKKKMEKRNKKEQLNEWGNMKKKEKTDELKLQWKLIQHENLAERSEYHKVKKDEKMPEFFQVATLINGDHKIKVGAGQESQSLHTSNRRKKKCLSALQQLERDKDMKEWCVKRYTKIQREKNIGGKSFVRKQRRQLLKMKKS; this is translated from the coding sequence atggCGCAGGCAGAGATTGAGAACAGCTTCACCATTTTGCAACCGGTGGAGGCGGAGCCCATGTCCGTCCTAGATCACGTAAATGACATGATCGCCAAGAAGAAGATggagaagaggaacaaaaaggaacaactaAATGAGTGGGGgaatatgaagaagaaggaaaaaacggaCGAGTTAAAGCTACAGTGGAAATTAATACAACATGAAAATTTAGCCGAAAGGAGTGAATACCATAAAgttaaaaaggatgaaaagatgCCCGAGTTTTTTCAAGTCGCTACATTAATTAATGGGGACCATAAGATAAAAGTGGGAGCTGGACAGGAATCGCAGTCGCTACATACGTCCAACAGGCGCAAGAAGAAATGCCTATCAGCCCTTCAACAATTGGAGAGAGACAAGGATATGAAGGAGTGGTGCGTGAAGAGGTACACGAAAATTCAGAGGGAGAAGAATATCGGTGGGAAATCCTTCGTACGGAAACAGCGAAGGCAGCttctaaaaatgaagaagtcGTAA
- a CDS encoding KIR protein has protein sequence MEGGSSRLPSEEVYAPFEEPNTCITGSGERPDCNQSVIQNVKSSLNLWPSIDQTLAPIIVKNYYNSCMMGESNLDYYDPCKFFYFWLGSQIRGKLPSGIPFGTSMSAIYMQLSSLSSKHKCKLFYYDNNDLEIFKHAKDLHDFEYNIKALEAGKKGNCNDYSSTYTNYNTNLTAAQTAYEWLCKKCGSLSGYTYCQEFDDKYRKNKLSTKYKNFSELTCTDASSKKVEAKKEESESEEDDDDYDEDNPLLNIEEIEVDGPLSTLPSRKDYYKLFDEGMSKCNGEDWSWPNQIKAVLEDDDKIKDHAVQISKALCHVYGEKGKDNQTRKLTEEYCDFFYFWVGKMFWSSTNKQTFKEIMEKIKVAVGRSETEHGCSFRFPIKGRNYFFHSKILFDYYENKDDMKTRLQQIGEDVASKCDDPYYKYFLQAHEAYNYMNQKCPSADKKSTNNEWCAKFKEIYGDCTNGGEDDGKSHCKVARTPLPSSEQCNSHSKPDTLDTTSSSTANDTNSVTPGVVAGSTLATVGLPAIGFFLYKYTSLFDGIKKSLFGGSNNTGGRSRGRRSTIGRQHFDDTSTDNDSSTMGDGSSTLGDDGSTTLGGGGESSTLSGSSTDISTIYEDGDGGRRRSSPPSRKPYNTQENRNIRYQNI, from the exons atg gAAGGAGGTTCTAGTAGGTTGCCTTCGGAAGAGGTGTATGCTCCATTTGAGGAACCCAATACTTGTATTACGGGATCAGGTGAGAGACCGGATTGTAACCAATCAGTAATACAGAATGTGAAGAGCTCATTAAATCTATGGCCGAGTATTGATCAAACGTTGGCCCCTATAATTGTGAAGAACTATTATAACTCCTGTATGATGGGTGAGAGTAACTTGGATTATTATGACccttgtaaatttttttatttttggttGGGCAGTCAAATAAGGGGCAAATTGCCTAGCGGGATCCCATTTGGGACTTCTATGAGTGCAATTTACATGCAGCTGAGCAGTTTAAGTTCTAAGCACAAGTGCAAGCTTTTCTACTATGATAATAATGACTTGGAAATTTTCAAACATGCCAAAGATCTGCACGATTTTGAATATAATATTAAAGCTCTCGAGgcagggaaaaaaggaaattgtaATGACTACTCTTCCACCTATACCAACTATAACACAAATCTTACTGCAGCTCAAACTGCATATGAATGGTTATGTAAGAAGTGCGGAAGTTTGTCAGGGTATACGTATTGTCAGGAATTTGATgataaatatagaaaaaataagctgAGTACAAAGTATAAGAATTTTTCAGAATTAACTTGTACTGACGCATCATCTAAAAAGGTcgaagcaaaaaaagaagaatcagAATCGGAAGAAGACGACGATGATTATGATGAGGACAACCCCCTATTGAACATAGAAGAAATAGAG GTAGACGGACCTTTGAGTACATTACCTTCCAGGAAAGACTACTACAAATTGTTTGATGAAGGCATGAGCAAATGTAATGGGGAAGATTGGTCTTGGCCCAATCAAATCAAGGCTGTATTAGAGGATGATGATAAGATTAAGGACCATGCGGTGCAAATTTCGAAGGCCTTGTGCCACGTATatggggaaaaggggaaggacaaCCAAACTAGGAAGCTCACGGAGGAGTATTgtgattttttctatttttggGTAGGAAAAATGTTCTGGAGTAGTACAAATAAACAAACATTCAAAgaaattatggaaaaaattaaagttgCTGTGGGACGCAGTGAAACTGAACATGGTTGTTCTTTTCGCTTTCCaattaagggaagaaattatttttttcacagtaaaattttattcGATTATTACGAAAACAAAGATGATATGAAAACTCGCTTACAGCAGATCGGTGAGGACGTTGCCTCAAAGTGTGATGATCCATACTATAAGTACTTCCTTCAAGCACATGAAGcatataattatatgaacCAAAAATGTCCATCGGCAGATAAGAAAAGCACTAATAATGAGTGGTGTgcaaaatttaaagaaatatatgGAGATTGTACTAATGGAGGTGAGGATGATGGAAAATCTCATTGTAAAGTGGCAAGGACACCACTACCATCATCAGAACAATGCAATAGTCACTCCAAACCGGACACACTAGACACTACATCTTCCTCTACTGCTAACGACACCAATTCTGTCACACCTGGTGTTGTAGCTGGTAGTACATTGGCAACAGTTGGATTACCAGCAATCggtttctttttatacaaa tatACTTCCCtatttgatggaataaaaaaatccctcTTTGGTGGCAGCAATAATACAGGAGGAAGGAGTAGGGGAAGAAGATCTACCATTGGACGCCAACACTTTGACGACACTTCCACAGACAATGATTCTTCCACAATGGGAGACGGTTCATCCACACTAGGGGACGACGGTTCCACCACCCTCGGTGGTGGTGGGGAATCGTCCACTTTAAGTGGTAGCTCCACCGATATTTCTACCATCTATGAGGATGGTGATGGAGGACGACGACGATCATCACCACCATCTAGGAAACCATATAATACACAAGAAAATCGAAATATACGTTATCAAAACATAtaa